Within the Candidatus Binataceae bacterium genome, the region CGCTGCGAACCTCGACTATGTCTCCGGTCTCGATCAGGCGGACGGCTTTCAGCGGCTCAAGGAGCGGCTGGAACAGCTTGAGGCGAAGCGCGGGCTGCCGCCGAACCGGATCTACTACCTCTCGGTACCGCCCGAGGCAGTGCGCGAGTGTATCGAGCGCCTGGGCGCGGCCGGGCTGATCGCCAAAGCGGGCGCGGAGAACTTCACGCGCGTGGTGCTCGAAAAGCCGATCGGCCACGACCTCGAGAGCGCGCTCGCGATCAACCATGAATTGCACGCTCATTTTGACGAATCGCAGATTTTTCGCATCGACCACTACCTCGGCAAGGAGACGGTGCAGAACCTGCTCGCGCTGCGCTTCGCCAATGCGATCTTCGAGGGCATGTGGGGCGCGCGCAATATCGATCATGTGCAAATCACGGTGGCGGAGAGCGAGGGCGTCGGCGCGCGCGCGATGTACTACGATCCCGCCGGCGCGCTGCGCGACATGGTGCAAAACCATATCATGCAACTGCTGGCGCTGATCGCGATGGACCCGCCGGTCGCGCTCGACGCCGGTGCGATTCGCGATGCGAAGCTCAACGTGCTGCGCGCGATCCGGCCGCTGGCGCCCGGCGGCGCGCGCGACCTCGTGGTGCGCGGGCGCTACACCGACGGCCTGGCGGAGGGCAAAGTCGTGCCCGGCTATCTTAAGGAAAGCGGGATTCCGGCTGACTCGCAGACCGAAACCTTCGTCGCGATCAAGCTCTTCATCGACAACTGGCGATGGGCCGGGGCGCCGTTCTATCTGCGCACCGGCAAGCGGATGCCTGCACGCGAAAGCCTGATCTACGTCCAATTCAAGAACACCCCGCGCATCCTGTTCAATCGCAACGCGCAGCTGCCGCCCAACGCCCTGACGATCAGGATTCAGCCCGACGAAGGCTTCTCATTTGAAGTGCTGGCGAAGCAGCCGGGACTTGACGTCGTGCTGCGGCCGGTGCGGATGAACCTGCGCTATCAGAGCGAGTTTTCCGGCCAGTCGCCGGAGGCCTATGAGAGGTTGCTGCTCGAAGTCATGGCGGGCGATCACACTTTGTTTGTCAGCGCCGATTTTGTCGAAAAATCGTGGCAGTTTGTCCAGTCGATCCTTGATCAATGGCAGGCCGACCGATCGATCCCGATTCAGGATTATCCTGCCGGCAGTTTCGGTCCTGCCGCCGCTGATGTAATGATCGGCAAGGATGGCCGCGCCTGGCGCAACACGAGCGCTGACGCGGCGCCTCGGCTCTGACGCCACGTTTCAACGGCGTTGATCGGGCAAGTGAGTCGGCGAGCTGCGTCAAAAATCTTTATCGGCAGAAGTGTCGATTGCATAACGGAGAGGAATCGTAATATGGGACAGTCACCGGTCTATATTCTAGGAGGAGCGCAGAGCGATTTCGCGCGCAACTGGAACAAGGAAGGCCAGCACTTTGTCGAAGTGATGCGTGAGACGGCGACGACCGCGTTCAGTTCCAGCGGCCTGGAGCCGCGCGACATCAAGACCGCGCACGTCGGTAATTTCGCCGCCGAACTCTATGCGAAGCAGGGACAGCTCGGGGCATTTTTCCTCGAACTCGATCCGGCCTTCGCCGGCCTGCCGACCACGCGTCATGAGGCGGCGTGCGCCTCGGGCTCGGTGGCGATTTTGGCGGCGTCGGCGGAGATCGAGGCCGGGCGCTACGACTGCGCGGCGGTGGTCGGCCTCGAGCAGATGAAAACCGTCGATACTGCCACCGGCGGCGATTTCCTCGGCACCGCGGGCTGGTACGAGCGTGAATGCAAGGGCAAGGAATATCCATTCCCGCGCCTGTTCGGACGGCTCGGCGACGAATATGACAAGCGCTTCGGTCTCAAGGACGAGTACCTGGCGCAGATCTCGGCCGTGAACTACGCCAACGCGCGACGCAATCCGTTGGCGCAGACGCGTAACTGGCCGCGCAGCGAGAACGATCCGCAACAGCGGGAAAAGTTCAACCAGGCGATCGCCGGACGGATCAAGGTGCGCGACTGCTCGCAGGTCAGCGACGGCTGCGCGATCGTTTTCCTGGCGTCGGAGGAGTTTGCCGCCGGCTATGCGAAACGGGTCGGGCGCAAGCTCGAAACCATCCCGCAGATTCGCGGCTGGGGCCATCATACGGCGCGGATGGAATTTGACGCCAAAGTCGCCGAGAGCCGCGATAACCCCTACGTACTGCCGCACACCCGTCAGGCGATACTCGACGCCTTCGCGCGCGCCGGAGTTAAATCCGTATTCGCGGTCAACGGGATCGAGACGCATGACTGCTTTACGACCTCGGAATACATGGCGATCGATCATTTCGGAATAACGCAGCCCGGTGAATCGTGGAAGGCGATCGCGGAGGGCGTAATCGAGATGGGTGGGAAGCTGCCGATCAATCCGAGCGGCGGGCTGATCGGCGCGGGTCATCCGGTCGGCGCGACCGGGGTGCGTCAGATGCTCGATTGTTATCGGCAGGTGACCGGCACGGCGGGCGACTATCAGGTGGACGGCGCGAAGACCTTCGCGATGCTTAATATCGGCGGCAGCGGCACGACCAGTTGCGCGTTTGTGATCGGCAGCTAAGACCGCACGCATTACTCAATTTTGCTCAATCGAAACGGTGGCATGGTCGATGCCACCGTTTTTTTTGGCCTACTCGGAGGCTCGCCGCGACGCCTATGAATTTTGCCTTCGCACAATTGATTACGGCGGCTATGGTCTATGCGCTCGGCGGGCTCTGCATGAAGCTTTCTGACGGACTGTCGCGGCCGCTGCCCACGGCGCTGCTGTTCATCCTGTTTGCGCTCGGGGCGGGATTGCAGGCGCTCGGGATGCGACGTGCCGATCTCGGCGTCGCTTACATTCTGGTCCTGGGACTGGAGGCCGTGGCCGCGCTCGCGCTCAGCGTCTTTGTCCTGGGCGAGAGCTGTTCGCCGTCGCGGCTCGGCGCGGTCGCGATGGTGATTATCGGGATCCTCTGGTTACGCCGGACGTAACGGGCGAATCGTCGGACGTCGCCCAGTTTCAGCTAGAGCTCGCGCGTCATCGCGCGATGAGCAATGCCGGCCTCGTCGAAAATCTCGCCCACGGGGAGAAACCCATTCTTGAGATAAAAACCCTCAGCGTGGAGCTGCGCATGAAGGAGCGCCGTGCGGAACTTGCGCCGCCGCGCCGCCTCGATCAGATATTCGAGGAGCTGGCGCCCGATGCCTTCACCGCGCCGCGCTTTCAGCACCGCCATCCGGCCAATCTTGACCTGATTGCTATGCGTGACCATGCGGCCGCATCCGACGGGCGTATCACCCTCGAACGCGAGGACATGGAACGCGTGCGCATCGTCCGCGTCCATTTCGATGTCCTCTGGGATCTGCTGTTCCTCAATAAAGACGACTCGGCGCAGCGCCCACGCCTGCTCCATCGCAGCACGATCGTTGATTTCGACAATCCGGACAGGCGAGCTCTTCGTCATAGGAGCTTGAGTAGCGCGGGGCGGGGCGAGCGTCAAACCACTGCGGCGTTGAGAGAGAGGGATACATAATCCTGTAATAGTTGTGATACGAATTCTTCATGGCGCAAACAGTAGCGAAGGCCACCGATCGTGAACTGCTTGAAGCGGCGCGAGCAATGCTGGACGCCGACTACCCGATCGCGCTGACCGGGGCCGGGATTTCAGTTGAGAGCGGGATTCCGCCGTTTCGCGGACCGGGCGGTCTGTGGACCAAGCACGGCGAGCCGCCGATGAACGGCTATCAAATCTTCCTCAACGATCCGAAAAAGGGTTGGGAGGAACGGCTCCGGCGGCAGAATGACGAGCTGTGGGGGCCGCTCAAAGTGGCCAGACCCAATCCGGGCCATATCGCGATGGCGGAATTGGAAGCGCTTGGCGCGCTGCGTTTTCTGATTACGCAAAACGTCGATGATCTCCATCGGCAGGCCGGCCAGCAAGCGCTCGCCGAGATTCACGGCAACTGGAAGCTGATCCGCTGTATCGAGTGCAACAATCGCTTTGCCGCGGAACAGATCAGCCTCGAGCACCTGCCGCCCGCCTGTCCGCGATGCGAAGGCCTGCTCAAGGCCGATACGGTGGCGTTCGGCGAGCCGATTCCGCGCGACGTGCTGGCGGATTGTATAGAGCATTCGGCGCGCGCCGATCTCGCACTCGTCGCCGGCACCTCGGCGACGGTCTATCCGGCGGCGGGCTTCGCGCTCGAGGTCAAGCAGCACGGGGGCGTACTGATTGAAGCAAATCTCTACGAATCGGAGATCACGCCGCTGTGCGACTTCAGCCTGCGCGGAGCGACCGGCGAAATCCTGCCGCGGCTGACCGCCGCGGTCTCCGAGCTGCGCAAGGCAAAGCTGTCCTGAGGAGCTTTGCCGACGAGTCAATTCAGCGCGCGGCCTAGGGATGGATGCGCGGTGAGGGCGGCGTCTCCGGGACGCCGGGCGCCGCGATGCGTTGCACCAGGAGCATCCGGCCGCTGCCGTCGAGGTCGGTC harbors:
- the zwf gene encoding glucose-6-phosphate dehydrogenase; amino-acid sequence: MEQTLHIATAQPAQPCTVVVFGASGDLAKRKLIPALYNLRASDGAKSPHDFAVVGFARREIALDKFRGDAREWAKRFSRVEIEARSWDEFAANLDYVSGLDQADGFQRLKERLEQLEAKRGLPPNRIYYLSVPPEAVRECIERLGAAGLIAKAGAENFTRVVLEKPIGHDLESALAINHELHAHFDESQIFRIDHYLGKETVQNLLALRFANAIFEGMWGARNIDHVQITVAESEGVGARAMYYDPAGALRDMVQNHIMQLLALIAMDPPVALDAGAIRDAKLNVLRAIRPLAPGGARDLVVRGRYTDGLAEGKVVPGYLKESGIPADSQTETFVAIKLFIDNWRWAGAPFYLRTGKRMPARESLIYVQFKNTPRILFNRNAQLPPNALTIRIQPDEGFSFEVLAKQPGLDVVLRPVRMNLRYQSEFSGQSPEAYERLLLEVMAGDHTLFVSADFVEKSWQFVQSILDQWQADRSIPIQDYPAGSFGPAAADVMIGKDGRAWRNTSADAAPRL
- a CDS encoding acetyl-CoA acetyltransferase, which codes for MGQSPVYILGGAQSDFARNWNKEGQHFVEVMRETATTAFSSSGLEPRDIKTAHVGNFAAELYAKQGQLGAFFLELDPAFAGLPTTRHEAACASGSVAILAASAEIEAGRYDCAAVVGLEQMKTVDTATGGDFLGTAGWYERECKGKEYPFPRLFGRLGDEYDKRFGLKDEYLAQISAVNYANARRNPLAQTRNWPRSENDPQQREKFNQAIAGRIKVRDCSQVSDGCAIVFLASEEFAAGYAKRVGRKLETIPQIRGWGHHTARMEFDAKVAESRDNPYVLPHTRQAILDAFARAGVKSVFAVNGIETHDCFTTSEYMAIDHFGITQPGESWKAIAEGVIEMGGKLPINPSGGLIGAGHPVGATGVRQMLDCYRQVTGTAGDYQVDGAKTFAMLNIGGSGTTSCAFVIGS
- a CDS encoding SMR family transporter, whose translation is MNFAFAQLITAAMVYALGGLCMKLSDGLSRPLPTALLFILFALGAGLQALGMRRADLGVAYILVLGLEAVAALALSVFVLGESCSPSRLGAVAMVIIGILWLRRT
- a CDS encoding GNAT family N-acetyltransferase, giving the protein MTKSSPVRIVEINDRAAMEQAWALRRVVFIEEQQIPEDIEMDADDAHAFHVLAFEGDTPVGCGRMVTHSNQVKIGRMAVLKARRGEGIGRQLLEYLIEAARRRKFRTALLHAQLHAEGFYLKNGFLPVGEIFDEAGIAHRAMTREL
- a CDS encoding Sir2 family NAD-dependent protein deacetylase, which produces MAQTVAKATDRELLEAARAMLDADYPIALTGAGISVESGIPPFRGPGGLWTKHGEPPMNGYQIFLNDPKKGWEERLRRQNDELWGPLKVARPNPGHIAMAELEALGALRFLITQNVDDLHRQAGQQALAEIHGNWKLIRCIECNNRFAAEQISLEHLPPACPRCEGLLKADTVAFGEPIPRDVLADCIEHSARADLALVAGTSATVYPAAGFALEVKQHGGVLIEANLYESEITPLCDFSLRGATGEILPRLTAAVSELRKAKLS